A part of Halobacillus shinanisalinarum genomic DNA contains:
- a CDS encoding sodium:solute symporter family protein, giving the protein MELAFAGWSGVLILLMYGAIMLGVGVATYWKNRNVHESLDEYYLGGRGLGVMVLFFTFFATQYSGNTVVGYPPTAYRMGYEYLVSVPYFILIIMVYLMFAPRLYLMGKKYKLLTPVDWIDKRFKSKPVSILAAFLMLYALGNYLLEQFVAIGQGVSGLTGGTIPYQVGVVFFITIMLIYGWLGGMRSVAYTDTMQGIALLFGVFMLLIGSIIYFGGLPTAADYMQAYAPEKLGVPDGPGTVNWFSLLVLVGIGAAVYPHAVQRIFSAKSEKTLKRSFTQMAWMPFLTAGVVFVVGIIGIAAFPGLDTAESEQLVGMMASAVANQNALFYWAMVLLFGGVIAAIVSTADSVLLTFSSIVSNDLYGRYINPEASQNKKILVGKLVGVAAVVLLVIIAWFPPATLYQIFVLKFELLIQVAPALVFGLYWNRLHPKAVFTGMLVGTVFASYMTFANITPLGIFSGLWGLLINLLICVIGSLFMSVSAAEEEEADQVIGM; this is encoded by the coding sequence ATGGAACTAGCATTTGCAGGTTGGTCAGGAGTTTTAATCTTATTAATGTATGGCGCGATTATGCTTGGAGTCGGTGTGGCCACGTATTGGAAAAACAGAAATGTTCACGAAAGCCTTGATGAGTATTATCTTGGTGGGCGCGGGCTCGGCGTCATGGTATTGTTCTTTACTTTCTTTGCGACGCAGTACAGTGGAAATACAGTCGTCGGCTATCCTCCGACAGCCTATCGAATGGGGTATGAGTATCTCGTATCTGTGCCTTACTTTATCCTAATTATAATGGTGTACCTGATGTTTGCGCCCCGACTGTATCTGATGGGGAAAAAGTACAAACTGCTCACCCCCGTTGACTGGATTGACAAGCGATTCAAGTCGAAACCTGTTTCCATTTTAGCTGCTTTTTTAATGCTTTATGCGCTCGGAAACTATTTATTGGAACAGTTTGTTGCCATCGGCCAAGGTGTTTCTGGTTTAACAGGAGGAACGATTCCTTATCAAGTAGGTGTTGTGTTCTTCATTACCATTATGCTTATTTACGGGTGGCTTGGCGGTATGCGTTCTGTCGCCTATACAGACACCATGCAGGGGATCGCGTTACTGTTCGGTGTGTTCATGCTTTTAATCGGTTCCATTATCTACTTTGGTGGTTTGCCAACGGCGGCAGATTATATGCAAGCTTATGCACCGGAAAAATTAGGTGTTCCGGATGGACCTGGTACCGTCAATTGGTTTAGTTTATTAGTTCTCGTTGGAATTGGTGCAGCCGTCTATCCTCATGCTGTCCAGAGGATTTTTTCTGCCAAAAGTGAAAAAACGTTAAAACGTTCTTTTACACAAATGGCTTGGATGCCTTTTCTGACTGCAGGGGTTGTGTTTGTCGTAGGAATTATCGGGATTGCTGCATTTCCCGGATTAGATACGGCTGAGTCTGAACAATTGGTGGGGATGATGGCGAGTGCGGTTGCTAACCAGAATGCTCTGTTTTATTGGGCAATGGTTCTCCTATTCGGCGGTGTTATTGCTGCTATTGTATCAACAGCTGATTCTGTACTATTAACGTTCTCATCGATTGTTTCCAATGATTTATATGGAAGATACATCAATCCGGAAGCATCACAAAACAAGAAAATTCTCGTCGGTAAACTTGTTGGTGTGGCAGCTGTTGTGCTTCTAGTCATTATTGCCTGGTTCCCTCCAGCCACGCTTTATCAGATTTTTGTGTTAAAATTTGAGCTATTAATACAAGTGGCTCCGGCTTTAGTCTTCGGATTATATTGGAATCGCCTTCATCCGAAGGCCGTGTTCACAGGAATGCTCGTTGGTACGGTGTTCGCTTCGTATATGACGTTTGCCAACATTACACCTTTAGGAATATTTAGTGGTCTTTGGGGATTACTTATTAACCTCTTAATTTGTGTGATTGGCAGCCTGTTTATGAGTGTCTCGGCTGCTGAAGAGGAAGAAGCAGATCAAGTGATTGGTATGTAA
- a CDS encoding MFS transporter, with protein MRTVAVNTTPASMAYPWKMLLWLLMAQIMVAFIGRSLGPLGVLIGEDLSLTKAQIGLLPSALFLGQAMASIPSGFVADRTGSRPLLLLLSLCLGTSFLFMTFQSAFWFVLFLVMIGGLGYGGMHPTTNRGIIYWFSQKQRGTAMGIKQMGITFGSALSAILLLPLAASYGWRPVMLIACLGLIATGLVAFYLYRDPSKEAAVAKEKPTFRSIYSSILSMAKNKALLLVSFSAMGVNGSQMCLNTYLVLFAYEQIGISLVLAGMLLVISEIGGSLGRVGWGVISDRLFDGKRLIILVIIVSITLLMSVVVAFIPVGTPFWVLVPIFLVFGFSVSGFNGIWMNLASELVPKEQTGLSSGFSITLGSMGVILLPPLFGFLVDQNQSYTFGWLLISGIMIGVLFVLASLYVVAKENVSSN; from the coding sequence ATGAGAACAGTTGCAGTGAATACAACACCGGCGAGCATGGCTTATCCGTGGAAAATGTTATTATGGCTGCTGATGGCTCAAATTATGGTCGCCTTTATTGGACGGAGCCTTGGGCCGCTTGGTGTACTGATTGGAGAAGATTTATCACTAACAAAGGCCCAAATTGGATTGTTGCCATCGGCGCTTTTCCTCGGTCAAGCCATGGCATCGATCCCTTCTGGTTTTGTTGCTGATCGAACTGGCTCAAGGCCGCTATTGTTGTTGTTATCCCTATGCCTTGGAACAAGCTTCCTATTTATGACGTTCCAATCCGCCTTTTGGTTTGTACTATTCCTAGTGATGATTGGCGGGTTGGGGTATGGCGGCATGCATCCTACTACCAATAGAGGAATTATTTATTGGTTTTCGCAAAAGCAACGAGGGACAGCAATGGGAATTAAACAAATGGGGATTACTTTTGGCTCAGCTCTCTCAGCAATTTTATTATTGCCGCTTGCTGCAAGTTATGGCTGGAGACCTGTCATGTTGATTGCATGCCTGGGTTTAATTGCGACGGGTTTGGTCGCCTTTTACCTCTATCGCGACCCTTCCAAAGAGGCGGCAGTGGCTAAGGAGAAGCCGACATTTCGATCGATTTATTCTTCCATTCTCAGTATGGCTAAAAATAAGGCCTTACTTCTCGTCAGTTTTAGTGCCATGGGTGTTAATGGATCTCAGATGTGCTTAAATACGTATCTCGTATTGTTCGCCTATGAACAGATTGGCATTAGTCTAGTATTAGCAGGGATGCTGCTCGTAATTTCTGAAATTGGCGGCTCGCTTGGTAGAGTAGGGTGGGGAGTGATTAGTGATCGTCTGTTTGATGGAAAACGGCTGATTATCCTCGTTATCATTGTCAGTATCACCTTGCTTATGAGTGTTGTTGTGGCTTTTATTCCAGTGGGAACCCCGTTTTGGGTGCTCGTCCCCATCTTTCTCGTATTTGGCTTCTCCGTTTCAGGGTTTAATGGGATATGGATGAATTTAGCCTCAGAACTCGTTCCTAAAGAGCAAACAGGATTATCAAGCGGATTCAGTATTACGCTTGGTTCGATGGGCGTTATCCTCCTTCCGCCACTGTTCGGCTTTTTAGTTGACCAAAACCAAAGCTACACATTTGGCTGGCTGCTGATTTCCGGAATCATGATCGGCGTGCTGTTCGTCTTAGCCAGCTTATATGTTGTGGCAAAAGAGAACGTTTCTTCCAACTAA
- a CDS encoding flavin reductase family protein, producing the protein MKFDPSKLETKNVYKLLSGSVVPRPIAWVSTTSENEIRNLAPFSFFTVASRQPPMLCISIGLGVGARKGTVKDTLENIRTGKEFVINISSTPLGNEVQKSSENLAREVDEFEEAGVTPVASEKVKPMRIKEAPIQMECKLHQIIELGSDHLIIGEMVFYHIQEDYYLENYKVNFEKLRPLGRLAASFSESRDFFSLPKEDLK; encoded by the coding sequence ATGAAGTTTGATCCTTCAAAACTAGAGACAAAAAACGTTTATAAATTGTTATCAGGGTCGGTTGTTCCACGCCCGATTGCCTGGGTTTCCACGACATCTGAAAACGAAATTCGTAACTTGGCTCCATTTAGCTTCTTTACGGTGGCATCAAGACAGCCGCCGATGCTCTGTATTTCGATTGGACTAGGCGTTGGGGCTAGAAAAGGAACCGTTAAAGACACACTGGAAAACATCCGTACAGGAAAAGAATTTGTTATTAACATCTCATCGACACCGCTTGGCAATGAGGTTCAAAAATCCTCTGAGAATCTGGCTCGCGAAGTGGATGAGTTCGAGGAAGCGGGGGTCACACCGGTTGCAAGTGAAAAAGTTAAACCGATGAGAATCAAGGAAGCACCAATTCAAATGGAATGTAAGCTGCACCAAATCATTGAACTTGGCAGCGACCATTTAATTATTGGGGAAATGGTGTTTTATCATATTCAAGAAGACTATTATCTTGAAAATTATAAGGTGAACTTTGAGAAACTGCGTCCCTTGGGAAGGTTGGCAGCAAGTTTTAGTGAAAGCAGGGACTTTTTCTCGTTGCCGAAAGAAGATTTAAAGTGA